Proteins encoded together in one Vigna angularis cultivar LongXiaoDou No.4 chromosome 5, ASM1680809v1, whole genome shotgun sequence window:
- the LOC108326108 gene encoding DNA-directed RNA polymerase I subunit 2 isoform X2 yields the protein MVAKPVLYPPQKERISRTMREALLPFECRQAKISYTGKLTVDVCFQYNDGPVIRETINFGQFPIMLQSKLCNLRGADPKKLVSYKEEASEMGGYFILNGLERVIRLLIMPKRNYPMSMVRNSFSERREGYTDKAVVIRCVRADQSSLSIRLYYLRNGSARLGFWLRGREYLLPVGIVLKALIRTSDREIYVKLTSCYNEKYAKGKGAVGTQLVGERAKIILDELRDLSLFTQDQCLEYIGEHFQPIMPELKQASYPIVAEAVLKDCILVHLDENFDKFNLLIFMLQKLFSLVDQTSVLDNPDSLQNQEVLLPGHLITLYIKEKLEDWLQKGRRLLMDEIDKKSKNFNISDIVQIKKIMDKNSSKQVSSAVENMLKTGRLITQTGLDLQQRAGYTVQAERLNFLRFISHFRSVHRGASFAGLRTTTVRKLLPESWGFLCPVHTPDGEPCGLLNHLTRTCRITSFFDSQGKIKDYFKIKKSIEDILKEVGMTPSVPNTPLPGPPEALTVLLDGCVVGCIASSEVEKVVAYIRALKVSSASVIPVDMEVGYVPLSMGGAYPGLYLFTSPARFVRPVKNISIPPNGSENIEFIGPFEQVFMEIRCLDGGDGGRKSSFPATHEEIHPTEMLSVVANLTPWSDHNQSPRNMYQCQMAKQTMAFSSQTIQHRADQKLYHLQTPQTPIVRTSTYSKYNIDEFPTGTNAIVAVLAYTGYDMEDAMILNKSSVERGMFHGQIYQTETIDLTEQSKKSDQSSRTFRKSNVEKSSYPSIDSDGLPHVGQMIQPDEPYCSIYNEVTSSTRTYKRKGSEAVYVDYVAVDVKNTKHIQKVNIRFRHPRNPVIGDKFSSRHGQKGVCSQLWPDVDMPFSGNTGMRPDLIINPHAFPSRMTIAMLLESVAAKGGSLRGEFVDATPFRSSVKKDGEGSDSKSGSLVDDLGLMLKEKGFNYHGLEVLYSGVYGTELTCEIFIGPVYYQRLRHMVSDKFQVRSTGTIDQVTRQPIKGRKRGGGIRFGEMERDSLLAHGAAYLLHDRLHTCSDYHIADVCSLCGSMLTTTFIQPQKRPVRQIGGLPPGRAAKKVTCHACQTSKGMETVAMPYVFRYLAAELAAMNIKMTLKLTDGAEVGA from the exons ATGGTGGCTAAACCAG TGCTGTATCCACCGCAGAAGGAGCGAATTTCGAGGACCATGCGTGAAGCTTTACTTCCGTTTGAA TGTAGACAGGCAAAAATTTCATATACAGGAAAGCTAACTGTAGATGTTTGCTTTCAATACAATGATGGGCCTGTTATTAGAGAAACTATAAATTTTGGGCAGTTTCCCATAATGTTGCAG TCAAAGTTATGCAACTTAAGAGGTGCTGATCCTAAAAAACTTGTGTCCTACAAGGAAGAAGCATCGGAAATGGGTGG ctacTTCATCTTGAATGGCCTTGAGAGGGTTATCAGACTGTTAATTATGCCAAAACGGAATTAT CCAATGAGTATGGTGCGGAATTCATTTAGTGAAAGGCGAGAAGGATACACTGATAAAGCAGTTGTAATAAG GTGTGTAAGAGCTGATCAGTCTTCATTATCAATACGATTGTATTACCTTCGTAATGGGAGTGCAAGACTTGGTTTCTG GTTAAGAGGAAGGGAGTACTTACTTCCTGTTGGCATTGTTTTGAAG GCCCTCATTAGGACATCTGATCGcgaaatttatgtaaaattgacaAGTTGTTATAATGAAAAGTATGCAAAGGGAAAGGGTGCTGTTGGGACCCAGCTTGTTGGTGAAAGGGCAAAAATAATCTTAGACGAACTTCGAGATTTGTCTCTATTCACCCAAGATCAATGTCTAGAGTATATTG GAGAGCACTTCCAACCTATTATGCCTGAACTTAAGCAAGCCAGTTATCCTATT GTGGCTGAAGCTGTTTTGAAGGACTGCATATTAGTTCATCTGGATGAGAATTTTGACAAATTCAATCTTCTCAT CTTCATGTTGCAGAAACTTTTCTCGCTTGTAGACCAGACATCGGTTCTAGACAATCCTGATTCCTTGCAAAATCAGGAGGTTTTACTCCCTGGCCACCTGATTACACTTTATATCAAG GAAAAATTGGAAGATTGGCTGCAAAAAGGAAGAAGGCTTCTTATGGATGAGATCGATAAAAAGAGCAAGAATTTTAATATCAGCGACA TTGttcaaattaagaaaattatggaTAAAAATTCGTCAAAGCAAGTCAGTTCAGCAGTTGAAAACATGTTGAAAACTGGAAGATTAATTACACAAACGGGTCTAGATCTGCAACAG AGGGCAGGATATACAGTTCAGGCTGAAAGGCTAAACTTTTTACGTTTTATATCACATTTTCGTTCCGTTCATAGAGGGGCCTCATTTGCTGGACTCCGTACAACAACTGTTCGGAAGCTATTACCTGA atCTTGGGGCTTTCTTTGTCCTGTGCACACGCCTGATGGAGAGCCTTGTGGATTGTTGAATCATTTGACTCGCACTTGTA GGATAACATCATTCTTTGATTCTCAAggaaaaattaaagattattttaaaataaaaaagtccATCGAAGATATTTTAAAGGAGGTTGGGATGACACCATCAGTGCCAAACACACCTCTTCCTGGTCCACCTGAAGCTCTTACTGTTCTCTTAGATGGTTGTGTCGTTGGTTGTATAGCATCCAGTGAAGTGGAGAAAGTTGTGGCTTACATACGAGCATTAAAAGTTTCATCTGCTTCAGTG ATTCCTGTTGACATGGAAGTGGGATATGTTCCTTTGAGCATGGGTGGAGCCTATCCTGGTCTATACCTTTTCACATCCCCTGCAAGATTTGTTCGACcagtaaaaaatatatcaattccTCCCAATGGAAGTGAAAACATTGAATTCATTGGGCCATTTGAGCAG GTTTTTATGGAAATTAGATGTCTTGATGGAGGAGATGGTGGAAGAAAAAGTTCATTTCCTGCAACTCATGAAGAAATCCACCCAACAGAAATGCTTAGTGTAGTTGCAAATCTCACCCCGTGGTCAGATCATAATCAGAGTCCACGAAATATGTATCAATGCCAG ATGGCAAAGCAAACAATGGCATTCTCTTCACAAACAATTCAACATCGTGCAGATCAGAAATTGTATCATCTTCAG ACTCCTCAGACTCCCATTGTACGCACAAGTACATATAGTAAGTACAACATTGATGAATTTCCGACAGGCACAAATGCTATAGTGGCAGTTCTGGCTTATACAGG ATATGATATGGAGGATGCCATGATTCTAAATAAGTCTTCAGTGGAACGTGGAATGTTTCATGGACAAATATATCAG ACGGAAACTATTGACTTAACTGAACAAAGCAAAAAGTCAGACCAATCTTCGAGAACGTTCAGAAAAAGTAATGTAGAGAAATCATCTTATCCCTCTATTGATTCAGATGGACTTCCACATGTTGGTCAG ATGATACAACCAGATGAACCCTATTGTAGCATTTATAATGAAGTTACAAGTTCCACACGCACCTATAAAAGAAAGGGTTCTGAAGCTGTTTATGTCGATTATGTTGCTGTGGATGTCAAAAACACGAAGCACATTCAGAAG GTTAACATACGCTTTCGACATCCTCGGAACCCTGTTATTGGGGATAAATTTAGCAGTAGACATGGACAGAAAGGTGTTTGCTCTCAGTTGTGGCCAGATGTTGATATGCCATTTTCTGGAAATACTGGCATGCGCCCTGATCTCATCATCAATCCCCATGCATTTCCTTCCAGGATGACAATTGCTATGCTTTTGGAATCAGTTGCCGCTAAG GGAGGTTCCTTACGTGGAGAATTTGTAGATGCAACTCCATTTCGAAGTTCAGTGAAGAAAGACGGTGAGGGATCTGATTCAAAATCAGGTTCACTTGTGGATGATCTTGGTCTTATGCTAAAAGAAAAGGGATTTAATTATCACGGTCTGGAGGTTTTATACAGCGGTGTTTATGGAACAGAACTAACATGTGAAATATTTATTGGGCCTGTTTATTATCAGCGGCTGCGTCACATGGTTTCAGACAAATTTCAG GTTCGATCTACTGGCACAATTGATCAGGTCACCCGGCAGCCGATAAAAGGACGGAAGCGTGGTGGAGGAATCCGATTCGGTGAAATGGAACGTGACTCTCTGCTTGCGCACGGAGCTGCATATCTTCTGCATGATAGGTTGCACACATGTTCTGATTATCACATTGCTGACGTATGTTCTCTGTGTGGAAGCATGCTTACAACAACATTCATCCAGCCTCAAAAGAGGCCGGTGCGCCAGATCGGTGGGCTACCTCCCGGAAGAGCCGCGAAGAAGGTTACTTGTCATGCTTGCCAAACGAGTAAAGGCATGGAGACTGTTGCCATGCCCTATGTATTCAGATATTTGGCTGCAGAGTTAGCTGCAATGAACATAAAAATGACTCTCAAGCTCACTGATGGAGCTGAAGTTGGAGCCTAA
- the LOC108326108 gene encoding DNA-directed RNA polymerase I subunit 2 isoform X1: MVAKPGSVPDFGHLRELFKHHIDSFDHMVDAGLETVVRHIKAVEVFDDLTSTKLRISLENPVLYPPQKERISRTMREALLPFECRQAKISYTGKLTVDVCFQYNDGPVIRETINFGQFPIMLQSKLCNLRGADPKKLVSYKEEASEMGGYFILNGLERVIRLLIMPKRNYPMSMVRNSFSERREGYTDKAVVIRCVRADQSSLSIRLYYLRNGSARLGFWLRGREYLLPVGIVLKALIRTSDREIYVKLTSCYNEKYAKGKGAVGTQLVGERAKIILDELRDLSLFTQDQCLEYIGEHFQPIMPELKQASYPIVAEAVLKDCILVHLDENFDKFNLLIFMLQKLFSLVDQTSVLDNPDSLQNQEVLLPGHLITLYIKEKLEDWLQKGRRLLMDEIDKKSKNFNISDIVQIKKIMDKNSSKQVSSAVENMLKTGRLITQTGLDLQQRAGYTVQAERLNFLRFISHFRSVHRGASFAGLRTTTVRKLLPESWGFLCPVHTPDGEPCGLLNHLTRTCRITSFFDSQGKIKDYFKIKKSIEDILKEVGMTPSVPNTPLPGPPEALTVLLDGCVVGCIASSEVEKVVAYIRALKVSSASVIPVDMEVGYVPLSMGGAYPGLYLFTSPARFVRPVKNISIPPNGSENIEFIGPFEQVFMEIRCLDGGDGGRKSSFPATHEEIHPTEMLSVVANLTPWSDHNQSPRNMYQCQMAKQTMAFSSQTIQHRADQKLYHLQTPQTPIVRTSTYSKYNIDEFPTGTNAIVAVLAYTGYDMEDAMILNKSSVERGMFHGQIYQTETIDLTEQSKKSDQSSRTFRKSNVEKSSYPSIDSDGLPHVGQMIQPDEPYCSIYNEVTSSTRTYKRKGSEAVYVDYVAVDVKNTKHIQKVNIRFRHPRNPVIGDKFSSRHGQKGVCSQLWPDVDMPFSGNTGMRPDLIINPHAFPSRMTIAMLLESVAAKGGSLRGEFVDATPFRSSVKKDGEGSDSKSGSLVDDLGLMLKEKGFNYHGLEVLYSGVYGTELTCEIFIGPVYYQRLRHMVSDKFQVRSTGTIDQVTRQPIKGRKRGGGIRFGEMERDSLLAHGAAYLLHDRLHTCSDYHIADVCSLCGSMLTTTFIQPQKRPVRQIGGLPPGRAAKKVTCHACQTSKGMETVAMPYVFRYLAAELAAMNIKMTLKLTDGAEVGA; the protein is encoded by the exons ATGGTGGCTAAACCAGGTTCGGTGCCGGATTTCGGGCATTTGAGAGAGCTGTTTAAGCATCATATAGATTCCTTTGATCATATGGTAGACGCTGGATTGGAAACCGTTGTCCGCCACATCAAAGCCGTCGAAGTTTTCGACGATTTAACGTCCACAAAGCTTAGAA TTTCGTTGGAAAATCCAGTGCTGTATCCACCGCAGAAGGAGCGAATTTCGAGGACCATGCGTGAAGCTTTACTTCCGTTTGAA TGTAGACAGGCAAAAATTTCATATACAGGAAAGCTAACTGTAGATGTTTGCTTTCAATACAATGATGGGCCTGTTATTAGAGAAACTATAAATTTTGGGCAGTTTCCCATAATGTTGCAG TCAAAGTTATGCAACTTAAGAGGTGCTGATCCTAAAAAACTTGTGTCCTACAAGGAAGAAGCATCGGAAATGGGTGG ctacTTCATCTTGAATGGCCTTGAGAGGGTTATCAGACTGTTAATTATGCCAAAACGGAATTAT CCAATGAGTATGGTGCGGAATTCATTTAGTGAAAGGCGAGAAGGATACACTGATAAAGCAGTTGTAATAAG GTGTGTAAGAGCTGATCAGTCTTCATTATCAATACGATTGTATTACCTTCGTAATGGGAGTGCAAGACTTGGTTTCTG GTTAAGAGGAAGGGAGTACTTACTTCCTGTTGGCATTGTTTTGAAG GCCCTCATTAGGACATCTGATCGcgaaatttatgtaaaattgacaAGTTGTTATAATGAAAAGTATGCAAAGGGAAAGGGTGCTGTTGGGACCCAGCTTGTTGGTGAAAGGGCAAAAATAATCTTAGACGAACTTCGAGATTTGTCTCTATTCACCCAAGATCAATGTCTAGAGTATATTG GAGAGCACTTCCAACCTATTATGCCTGAACTTAAGCAAGCCAGTTATCCTATT GTGGCTGAAGCTGTTTTGAAGGACTGCATATTAGTTCATCTGGATGAGAATTTTGACAAATTCAATCTTCTCAT CTTCATGTTGCAGAAACTTTTCTCGCTTGTAGACCAGACATCGGTTCTAGACAATCCTGATTCCTTGCAAAATCAGGAGGTTTTACTCCCTGGCCACCTGATTACACTTTATATCAAG GAAAAATTGGAAGATTGGCTGCAAAAAGGAAGAAGGCTTCTTATGGATGAGATCGATAAAAAGAGCAAGAATTTTAATATCAGCGACA TTGttcaaattaagaaaattatggaTAAAAATTCGTCAAAGCAAGTCAGTTCAGCAGTTGAAAACATGTTGAAAACTGGAAGATTAATTACACAAACGGGTCTAGATCTGCAACAG AGGGCAGGATATACAGTTCAGGCTGAAAGGCTAAACTTTTTACGTTTTATATCACATTTTCGTTCCGTTCATAGAGGGGCCTCATTTGCTGGACTCCGTACAACAACTGTTCGGAAGCTATTACCTGA atCTTGGGGCTTTCTTTGTCCTGTGCACACGCCTGATGGAGAGCCTTGTGGATTGTTGAATCATTTGACTCGCACTTGTA GGATAACATCATTCTTTGATTCTCAAggaaaaattaaagattattttaaaataaaaaagtccATCGAAGATATTTTAAAGGAGGTTGGGATGACACCATCAGTGCCAAACACACCTCTTCCTGGTCCACCTGAAGCTCTTACTGTTCTCTTAGATGGTTGTGTCGTTGGTTGTATAGCATCCAGTGAAGTGGAGAAAGTTGTGGCTTACATACGAGCATTAAAAGTTTCATCTGCTTCAGTG ATTCCTGTTGACATGGAAGTGGGATATGTTCCTTTGAGCATGGGTGGAGCCTATCCTGGTCTATACCTTTTCACATCCCCTGCAAGATTTGTTCGACcagtaaaaaatatatcaattccTCCCAATGGAAGTGAAAACATTGAATTCATTGGGCCATTTGAGCAG GTTTTTATGGAAATTAGATGTCTTGATGGAGGAGATGGTGGAAGAAAAAGTTCATTTCCTGCAACTCATGAAGAAATCCACCCAACAGAAATGCTTAGTGTAGTTGCAAATCTCACCCCGTGGTCAGATCATAATCAGAGTCCACGAAATATGTATCAATGCCAG ATGGCAAAGCAAACAATGGCATTCTCTTCACAAACAATTCAACATCGTGCAGATCAGAAATTGTATCATCTTCAG ACTCCTCAGACTCCCATTGTACGCACAAGTACATATAGTAAGTACAACATTGATGAATTTCCGACAGGCACAAATGCTATAGTGGCAGTTCTGGCTTATACAGG ATATGATATGGAGGATGCCATGATTCTAAATAAGTCTTCAGTGGAACGTGGAATGTTTCATGGACAAATATATCAG ACGGAAACTATTGACTTAACTGAACAAAGCAAAAAGTCAGACCAATCTTCGAGAACGTTCAGAAAAAGTAATGTAGAGAAATCATCTTATCCCTCTATTGATTCAGATGGACTTCCACATGTTGGTCAG ATGATACAACCAGATGAACCCTATTGTAGCATTTATAATGAAGTTACAAGTTCCACACGCACCTATAAAAGAAAGGGTTCTGAAGCTGTTTATGTCGATTATGTTGCTGTGGATGTCAAAAACACGAAGCACATTCAGAAG GTTAACATACGCTTTCGACATCCTCGGAACCCTGTTATTGGGGATAAATTTAGCAGTAGACATGGACAGAAAGGTGTTTGCTCTCAGTTGTGGCCAGATGTTGATATGCCATTTTCTGGAAATACTGGCATGCGCCCTGATCTCATCATCAATCCCCATGCATTTCCTTCCAGGATGACAATTGCTATGCTTTTGGAATCAGTTGCCGCTAAG GGAGGTTCCTTACGTGGAGAATTTGTAGATGCAACTCCATTTCGAAGTTCAGTGAAGAAAGACGGTGAGGGATCTGATTCAAAATCAGGTTCACTTGTGGATGATCTTGGTCTTATGCTAAAAGAAAAGGGATTTAATTATCACGGTCTGGAGGTTTTATACAGCGGTGTTTATGGAACAGAACTAACATGTGAAATATTTATTGGGCCTGTTTATTATCAGCGGCTGCGTCACATGGTTTCAGACAAATTTCAG GTTCGATCTACTGGCACAATTGATCAGGTCACCCGGCAGCCGATAAAAGGACGGAAGCGTGGTGGAGGAATCCGATTCGGTGAAATGGAACGTGACTCTCTGCTTGCGCACGGAGCTGCATATCTTCTGCATGATAGGTTGCACACATGTTCTGATTATCACATTGCTGACGTATGTTCTCTGTGTGGAAGCATGCTTACAACAACATTCATCCAGCCTCAAAAGAGGCCGGTGCGCCAGATCGGTGGGCTACCTCCCGGAAGAGCCGCGAAGAAGGTTACTTGTCATGCTTGCCAAACGAGTAAAGGCATGGAGACTGTTGCCATGCCCTATGTATTCAGATATTTGGCTGCAGAGTTAGCTGCAATGAACATAAAAATGACTCTCAAGCTCACTGATGGAGCTGAAGTTGGAGCCTAA